The window CACCCTCTTCAATACTTTTCACCCTGTCCAATGAGATGTAATGGCAAATACTTGGACGAGCTATACTGTATAAGAGCTATATgccaatatatatattctaacCTAGTAAATATGAACAATGTGATATACAGAGCTGctacttattttttttaaaacaaattatatattttgaGATTTGAATTCAGATATACACTATAATGTTAACCTTTATATTCTATTTACTCTCAATTCAGCTTAGAAGCTTATTGTCACTATTAGCATTGCAACGGGATAAGCAAAGTGTAGAAACCAAAATCACCCTCCTGCCAGGCAGGCACTCGTCTTCCAAGCGAATTGTATATAACAGCTCAATACTGGTATAAGAAATTGAACGCTGCTTTTGTTAAGCTTAGCTGCTCAGAACCACGCTGTATTGGCCATCAGCATCGTTGGAACTGCTGACGAGTATACCAGGCTGAGCTCCGCAGACCTTGTTGAGCCCGGCGCTGTCACAAACGTTTCCTTGGGAGCTTGTTGTAACAACAGTACCCAACTGAGCCTGGGGCTGAAATTGGACAAAGCCAATTTTGCCCTGGGGGATCAGAAGACCTTCGGATGTACCATGCGTAGTAGCGATAGAAACGCTGAATCCAAAGCCAAAATTTGCATTTCCACTGGCACCATCCTTGCCTGTGTCACCGATGGTGGCTCCAAAAGTGATGCTTTCGGATATGGTGTCGGTTACAGTCACCGAATCGGTGAATGTGACTGGGCATGGCCCACCAGAATTCCGGCAGTCAATCATTGATGATCCTGACGCTTTAACCCCATTTCCTAAGCCCTGCTCGCAATTGACGCAAAGGGCCCTCAGCTGACCAGAATCAGCCAGAGATTGACAAGTGTTAGAATCCAGAACGCAGCTGTCGGGCGGGCTGAATGTTTGACTTTGCCGCTTCTGGATTGGGGTTTTATGCAATTCCAAGGATGTCTCGTTGTGATACATAACAGGGACTCGTCGGCCGGTAGAACTGAGGAGATAATCGCCCTTCTCGTCGGTATAGACTATGCCTAGGCTTCTGGTATCTTTCTTCTCAATATCAACAGTTCTTTTAAAGCCTTCATTGGCAGCGAACACTGTCTTGGGCATGATTGAGGGCGGGTAGGAGCGCCTCTTAGTTACTCCAGGACAATCTTTTCCCGTGTTGCAAAATCCCCACCAAATTCGATTTGAAAGATTTGGCAAATCATAACATCCATTTTGGTGTTCTAGAGCAATGAGCTCTTCACCACAAGTTGTACCATCGGGTGGACCTTGGGATATAGTAACCGACACTGTAGCCGGCATCCCTTGAATCTATTTCACGGACATGAGCATTATAAAACATCAAATATCACGAAGAATTAGAGTCTGATGACAATTGTCCTAAGCAGCTCTGATAAGGCGATATTCGTACCTCGTATCCTCCAGAAGGATTGGAATTTGGAAATGCGCCGTCGTTGAAAAAGCATACACCGGTCCCCGCTGACCCAGGCGAAACGAGCGTCACAAGGCCATTTCCAGAGGAACAACCTTGAGGGTGATAGACAATCGATGCCATGATTATTATATTCGATGCTGAAACACTGTTAGAGAACATGCGGCTTGACACACTCTTGTTACTAACCGGTATTGTAACCCTGACTATAAACTTTGTATAACAAAAGTCCTAGAAGACTATATGTGTTGTGTGAATGAGATACTAATACTGGTGCTGAATGTACTGTTTCCTTTTTGCATTTTGAAAGGAAAGGAGTCCTCTATATATACAATTGCATGGAAGAAGATATTGTACCAAGACGCGTTTCTACGAAAGCGACCTCAAAGTTTCATTGCGTTATTTTTGCTTAGACAACTATAGTTTCAAGTCGAAGAGTTTccaaaataataataatagtaataatatctCGTAGCAAATGAAGCCTTACACTAAAAGCACTGTCAGATTGCATCATGAAAGAGATGCGGCCGCTCAAAATTGGAGCAAAGTCTGACATTGCGACGATCATTGACAGGAGTATTATATACTGAAATGGAATATTAACGTAGATCATGCCCTCAACTATGACTCTATAACAAACAAACTGCATTTGATATGTCAACAACTCAGTCAGATTGCGtcattaaataataatttagtgAAAAGCACGGATAAAACGCTGTTTCACTGTA is drawn from Trichoderma asperellum chromosome 4, complete sequence and contains these coding sequences:
- a CDS encoding uncharacterized protein (antiSMASH:Cluster_4.4~EggNog:ENOG41) yields the protein MPKTVFAANEGFKRTVDIEKKDTRSLGIVYTDEKGDYLLSSTGRRVPVMYHNETSLELHKTPIQKRQSQTFSPPDSCVLDSNTCQSLADSGQLRALCVNCEQGLGNGVKASGSSMIDCRNSGGPCPVTFTDSVTVTDTISESITFGATIGDTGKDGASGNANFGFGFSVSIATTHGTSEGLLIPQGKIGFVQFQPQAQLGTVVTTSSQGNVCDSAGLNKVCGAQPGILVSSSNDADGQYSVVLSS